ATTTACCTCTTTCGTGTGCAATGAACTGAGGCGTCGAGGTCTCGGATTTATACTCGAACTCGAACGAAACCGAACCCAATTAAAGTAATTAAAGCTTCAGATTGGAAAGTAaaaaatagagtaatatgtGGCTATTTTTCAGAACGAGGCTATCTTTCGATGAAGATTTCAAGTCCCAAATCTTATATTTTCAACAGAAGGTTTTtctgattttaaaataaaatcaagacTAGAGTAGAAACGAAGCTTAAGACTTGAGGACCGGAAACTTGTGTATCCTCCCAAAACCTGAGAAAATCCCCCCAAAACTTTTACATACTCGACTCCGAAATAATAAAAGAGCAAACAGAAATAAGGTTTTGAATTTCGAACTGATGTCAAGAAACAAAATGGAATTTCCCCAAAACACTGAATAATCCCCCCAAAAACGATTCAAGACCAACCTCTTTTTATAGGGTTTCGATTCGGGTTTATGAAAGGAGGAAGGGAGCGTGGGAGACAGAGATGAGTGGAGAGGAGCGTGAGGCGTGGGGGACAGCGGTGAGTGGAGAGGAGCGGGTGAAGAGGTAGGTGGGGCGgtggagaagagagagagagagtgagggacGAAGGAGGCGGGTGAGGAGGAAAATGAAACCCTAGGGTTTCATTTTTGTTAAAAGGGGAGTTGGGCCGGGTCAATAATTCGTTTGGGCTGGTCGATTAATTTAAATGTGGGCTGATATAACGTGGGTTGTTTATTTGGATAGGGAAGTAGTATTGTATTTGTAttttgggccattaatttgGCTGAAAAATATTGGTCCTTCCTCcgctatttaattatttttgggcttctaatttaacaaCTAATACAACATATACTATGTAAAGACAAATagtaataaagtaaaaattaatttgacGAGTACgaattctaaaatgaaacgatgacgaacTATTTTAagatttgtgataaagtaatgctagtaacgttgaaaataaaagtagcgatattaatagtagtagtagtagtagaaaatagtgaaaaaataaagtatttagcatgtcagtaaatttagaaacccgagtaaattaaataaaggagggacaaaattgggtgtcaacatgcttcttttaaaaaattcaaactttttcaaatggatgttaaaagCGCCTTCTTAAATGGGTTCATTGAAGAAGAGGTATACGTGAAACAGCCGCCAGGTTTTGAAAACCTAAAATTTCCTTATCACGTTTTTAAATTAAGTAAAGCTCTATACGGTCTTAAACAAGCACCTAGGGCATGGTATGATCGCTTAAGCTCCTTCTTGGTAAGCCATGGATTTTTTCGAGGAAAGATCGATACATCTCTTCATTAAACGATCCTCCTTAGGAAATCTTATCATACaaatatatgttgatgatattatttttggaagCTCTAACCCCTCTATGTGCAAGGAATTTTCTGATCTTGTGCAAAGCGAGTTCGAAATGAGTATGATGGGAGAATTAAAATTCTTCTTGGGACTACAAATTCATCAAGCGACACTTTGGAATATTTATATGTCAAGCTAAGTATGCTAAAGAACTCGTCCAAAAATTTGGGATGTCTGACTCAAAAGCTATGGGAACTCCAATGAGTCCTACTTGCTCTCTTGATAAGGATGAACAAGGAAAACCTGTTGATGAAACTAAGTATCGCGGTATGATTGGATCATTGCTTTATTTAACTGCTAGTCGACCAGATATTATGTTTAGTGTGTGCGGTGTGCTAGATTCCAAAATTTGCTCCAAAGGAATCTCATCTTCTTTAGTTAAACGTATCATTAGATATCTTCATGGAACAACTAACTATGGTTTATGGTATCCTAACACCACTGATTTTACGCTTGAAGGTTTTTCAGATGCAGATTTTGCAGGTGATAAAGATGATAGAAAAAGTACCAGTGGTACTTGCCAGCTTCTAGGAAAATCTCTTATTTCCTGGAATAGCAAAAAACAGGGATCAGTCTCTTTATCTACTACTGAGGCTGAATATATAGCTGTTGGTCAATCTTTGCGCACACAGCTAATTTGGATGTCTTACCAACTAagtgattatgacttgttttttaAACTTTGTAAAAATTTTACGTGATAATTTGAGTGCTATCTCCGTCTATCTAAAAATCACGCATCATTCTAGGGCCAAGCATATAGATATTAAGCATCATTTTATCAGAAATCATGTTGCTCAGGGagattttgaaattgtttttgTTAACACTGAAAACCAGCTGGCTGATATTTTTACTAAACCCCTTCTTGAGGAACGTTTCTGCATGCTAAGAAGCTCTTTGGGAATTATTGATAAATCTGTCTAAATTTCTAACAAACCGTGCCAAGATTTTCGGGTACTCAAATCTTTGCCATAAATGGTATTCCCATCATATTTCCCATCTTCCCATATTTACTTTTTACCTTTTCCATAAAACCTTTTGCCTTTCCCTACACCCTTTTACCCGTATCCCCATAACCCCTTTTTCGTCTTTCTCCTCACCTTTCTCTTCCAAAGCTCCGTTCATCTTCTCCTCTCTTCAATGGCGAAGAACGCGAAAACTCCTACCCCCTCCACCCGTCAAAGCTCAAGGCTACGGGAAATGGGTAAAAATCTCCCCTCGCCTCCTCATGACTCCG
This portion of the Lycium ferocissimum isolate CSIRO_LF1 chromosome 1, AGI_CSIRO_Lferr_CH_V1, whole genome shotgun sequence genome encodes:
- the LOC132066383 gene encoding secreted RxLR effector protein 161-like; the protein is MSDSKAMGTPMSPTCSLDKDEQGKPVDETKYRGMIGSLLYLTASRPDIMFSVCGVLDSKICSKGISSSLVKRIIRYLHGTTNYGLWYPNTTDFTLEGFSDADFAGDKDDRKSTSGTCQLLGKSLISWNSKKQGSVSLSTTEAEYIAGDFEIVFVNTENQLADIFTKPLLEERFCMLRSSLGIIDKSV